A window of Bacteroidota bacterium contains these coding sequences:
- a CDS encoding polyphosphate kinase 2 family protein, whose translation MNLNRFRVTGPGKFKLSNHPANYTAKLKSKEDAKTDLETNVKLMAEMQDMMYAHDKWGLLILFQAMDAAGKDGAIKHVMSGVNPQGTQVFSFKQPSAEELDHDYLWRYTKSLPERGRIGIFNRSYYEEVLVVKVHNLLAAEKLPDPVMNANIWKERYRQIRNFEQYLNDNGIKVLKFFLNVSKVEQKNRFLGRIENPAKNWKFSSSDLKERGYWDQYQKAYEEAIANTSTKYAPWHIIPADKKWFARLVISEIIVEKLKELKVHYPIISDEHRANLQTYKEALMAEE comes from the coding sequence ATTAATCTTAACCGGTTCAGAGTTACCGGTCCAGGCAAATTCAAACTTTCCAATCACCCCGCCAATTATACAGCAAAATTGAAATCAAAAGAGGATGCTAAAACCGACCTCGAAACTAATGTCAAACTTATGGCGGAGATGCAGGATATGATGTATGCCCACGACAAGTGGGGTCTTCTTATTCTTTTCCAGGCAATGGACGCTGCGGGTAAAGACGGCGCTATCAAACATGTAATGAGCGGAGTAAATCCTCAGGGCACTCAGGTATTCAGCTTTAAACAGCCCTCCGCTGAAGAACTCGACCACGATTATCTTTGGAGATATACCAAATCACTCCCTGAGAGAGGAAGAATCGGCATATTCAACCGCTCCTACTATGAGGAAGTGTTGGTGGTGAAGGTGCATAACCTCCTGGCTGCCGAGAAACTCCCCGATCCGGTTATGAATGCCAATATCTGGAAGGAACGATACCGCCAAATCAGAAATTTCGAACAATATCTAAACGACAATGGAATAAAAGTTCTGAAATTCTTTCTTAATGTATCAAAAGTGGAACAAAAAAACAGATTCCTCGGAAGAATTGAAAATCCCGCCAAAAACTGGAAATTCTCCTCCTCCGATCTTAAGGAACGAGGATACTGGGATCAATACCAAAAAGCATACGAGGAAGCCATCGCAAACACTTCCACCAAATATGCGCCCTGGCATATTATTCCGGCTGATAAAAAATGGTTTGCAAGACTTGTAATATCGGAAATTATCGTCGAAAAACTGAAAGAACTGAAAGTCCATTACCCCATCATCTCAGACGAACACAGAGCAAACCTCCAAACCTACAAGGAAGCATTGATGGCGGAAGAGTAG
- a CDS encoding mechanosensitive ion channel: MTEAQRIIFDILNYKLFTIKNINFHVETVLYILVLMILVVWVSGRFKNWLVKRIFPRFEIEYGVSIAIAQMLRYLIVTIGFLVIVQSSGIDLSSFVVVAGALGIGVGLGLQNAITEFVAGIIIMFERPIKVGDRIVVDGIEGSVMKIAPRATVIQSNDNVSIIVPNSKFISSNVTNWTYSDKKVRIHNPVGVSYGSNPEEVERLLMEVAEAHPGVLKDPAPKVLFKEFGASSINFDLMVWTEDYMSRAGILRSEINFAIWQKLKEHGIEIPFQQLDVRLVGSNIEKQ, translated from the coding sequence ATGACAGAAGCACAGCGGATAATATTTGATATCTTAAACTACAAGTTGTTTACAATAAAAAACATCAATTTTCATGTAGAGACAGTTCTCTATATTTTGGTCTTAATGATACTGGTTGTATGGGTTTCGGGAAGATTCAAGAACTGGCTCGTAAAGAGGATATTTCCCCGATTCGAGATTGAGTATGGTGTTAGCATTGCAATAGCGCAAATGCTCAGGTATCTTATAGTAACAATTGGTTTTCTGGTAATTGTTCAAAGTTCGGGAATTGACCTGAGCAGTTTTGTTGTGGTTGCTGGAGCACTTGGCATAGGTGTTGGTCTTGGTTTACAGAATGCGATAACCGAGTTTGTTGCCGGTATCATCATCATGTTCGAGCGTCCCATCAAAGTGGGAGACAGAATTGTAGTCGATGGCATCGAGGGAAGTGTAATGAAGATTGCTCCCCGTGCTACAGTGATTCAAAGTAACGATAATGTCAGTATAATTGTGCCCAACTCGAAATTTATCAGTTCCAATGTAACCAACTGGACATATTCCGACAAAAAAGTAAGGATTCACAATCCCGTAGGAGTTTCCTATGGCAGCAATCCCGAAGAGGTGGAAAGGCTGTTGATGGAAGTTGCAGAAGCCCATCCCGGCGTCTTGAAGGATCCTGCACCAAAGGTACTCTTTAAGGAATTCGGTGCAAGTTCCATCAATTTTGATTTGATGGTGTGGACCGAAGATTACATGTCTCGTGCCGGGATTCTCCGTTCAGAGATAAATTTTGCAATCTGGCAGAAATTGAAGGAGCATGGTATAGAGATACCTTTTCAGCAATTGGATGTCAGGCTTGTCGGCAGCAATATTGAAAAACAATAA